The sequence CGTAAAAAAACTTATGATCCGCGTCAAGGGTCACCCGTACCCAGCCGCCTTCCACGTTGTATTTGATGGCATTCTCCACCAGATTGCTTAAAGCCAGGGACAGCTTCATCTCATCCACATCGGCAGTGACTTCCCGGATGCTTTCAAAGGTAAGCTCCACATTGCGTTTCCCGGCAATGGGGCGAAGCCTTTTTAAGATCAGCTCCATGAGTCCGTTAATATTCACCTGGGCTATGTTTAAATTTCGTCCTGCAGTCTTGTCCATGCGTACCAAAGAAAGCAGGTCATCAATGATCTTGTTTTCCCGCTCGATTTCATCGGATATATCACTCAAAAATTCCCGGTAAAGATCTGTCGGAACATCTTCCATTCCCATCAGGGAATCGGCCAGCACCCGGATGGACGTGATCGGGGTCTTTAGTTCATGGGAAACATTCGACACGAATTCTTCCCTGGACTGGTCCACTGCCTTTAGCTTCTTTAACGTCAGGTTAATGGTTTCCGTGATCTGTATGGTTTCCTTATAAGCATAGGGGCTGATGTTCTCGTCCATATCCCCTTCTGCCGCTCTGTTTAACGTCCGCTGCAGCTCCCGGAAGGGCTTCATCAAAAGCTTTGCAAGAAAAACCACAACAATGGCAAGGACGGAAAAGATCATAAGCTGAAGAAACGCTCCCTTATCCGATACCATGGAGACCCGGTTCAGCAAATCCTCCGTGGATGCCGTCACAATCATAACCCCGGCAATTTCCTTTTCCTGGCTATTGGAATAAATAGGAATCGTTAACGCCGAATAATGTTTATCCGTATTATATTTGCTGCTGTTTTCTCCGTCAAAGCAACGGAGGACCTCCTCAGATATATTGAGCTTTCCCACAGAAAGGGAAAAAGTATCGCTGATGATCCTGAAATTCCGGTTTACCACCACGATACGCCCATTGAACATATCTGCCTTTACGGACATTTCATTATCCAAAAGAGGGTCCCTTGGCTCCATGGTCAAGTACCCGATCCTTGTCATTTTATTGCTTAAAATCCAACACTGGTTTTGGATGTCCTGCATTCTGGACTCAATGAGGTTCTGCCGGTAAGTACCCAGCATGACTGAATTCTGAATAAATACCGGTATGATTCCAACCACCAGAAGGGCAATGATTAAGGTGACCCGCAGGCTTATGGCATGTTTCTGATTAAAAAACTTTACCTGGAACATGTCCCTGCACCTCCAACCTTATTTCTGTCATACATCCAGCCTTTTCGTACATGCAATGGCCAGTGCTCCAGGCCCAATGTGGCAGGATACGCTTAAAGAAAGATTGTCCACGTAGATTTCTCCTGTCTTTGGAAAAATCTCCTCCAGCTCCTTCTTAAATTCCATGGCAGCCACTTCATTATTGGTATGGGCAATGGCAATAGCGGTACGGATTCCTTCCGGATCACCAAACCGCTCCTCCATATCCTTTTTCGCGGCTGTAATCATCATGGTTTTGGCCTGCTTCATGGTTCTTGCCTTGGCAAAGGCGTCCAACTTCTCTCCCTGAATGGTAAGAACCGGTTTAATCCTTAAAAATGTCCCCAAAAGAGCTGCTGCCGGAGTGATCCTTCCACCCTTTTTTAAATATTCCAGCGTATCCAGTGTGATATAAATGGTAGATTCCATTTTCGTCTCATCCAGCTTTTCCTTAATGGCAGCTGCAGTCATTCCATCATCTGCCATTCTCTTAGCTTCCATAACCGACTGCCTTTGAGTGACAGAGATCCTCTGGTTATTGATGACAAACACCTTTCCCTCGTAATCATCAGCAAGCATTAGAGCAGTCTGACAGGCACTGCTCAATCCGCTTGACATGGGAATGTGTACAACTTCCTCATATTCTTCTAACAGTCTGTTCCACAGATCCAGAAGATCGGCCGGAGATGGCTGAGAGGTGGAAATGTCCACCCCTTCCTCCAGCTTTTCATAGAAATCATTCTGTGTCAGGCTGATATCCTCATAGAACGTTTCCCCTGCCATCATAAACGGCATGGGTACTACGTAAACCCCAGCTTCCGCTCCCTGTCTTTGGGTAATTCCGCTGTTGCTGTCTGTTACTATAGCTACTTTCATTTCTGTTCTCCTTCATCTCCGTAAGCAATGAGCCAGGCGCAGGATTGCCTGCATTGATGCATCTGGCGAATGCTGTGAGGATCAAATCCCCCGTAGCCTGCTGCACGGTATATGACTACCTTGTCAGGGCAGCCTGTTCTTCTTCGCCCGCAGACGTATAAAGCTGATAATACATTCCCCGCTTTAAAAGCAGCTCCTCATGATTTCCCTCTTCCACAATATTGCTGTCGGAAAGCACCAGTATCCGGTCTGCATTCTGGATCGTGGTAAGGCGGTGGGCAATGGTCAGTGTAGTGCGGCCTACTGCCAGACGATCCAGAGACTGGGATACCAGGTGCTCGCTCTCGTTATCAAGAGCAGAGGTGGCTTCATCAAGAATCAGCACCTGAGGATTTTTAAGAAATACTCTGGCAATGCTGATACGCTGCTTTTGTCCTCCTGAAAGCTTTACACCCCGCTCTCCCACATAAGTACTGTAGCCGTCTTTTAATCCTGTTATGAATTCGTGAGCTCCGGCCAGCTTTGCAGCCTGGATCACGTCTTCCTTGGAAGCTCCGGGGTGTCCGTATTCAATATTTTCAAAAACCGTTCCCGAAAACAGATACACATCCTGCTGTACCACACCTACGGTGCTTCTTAAGCTCTCTAAGGTCACATTCCTGATATCCTGGCCGTCAATGAGGATCTCACCCTCCGTCGGATCATAGAAGCGGGGGATCAGATTGCACAACGTTGTCTTACCGCCTCCGGATGGGCCGACAAGAGCCACCTTTTCTCCCTTTTTGATATCAAGGTTTATGCTGCTCAGCACCGGATTATGGTCATCCGGATATTCAAAGGATACCTGATGAAAGGTAATATTTCCTTTTACATCATGAAGAGGCACTGCTCCTTCTTCATCAAAGATGTCTACATCGGCATCCATTAACTCCATAAAACGTTCGACTCCGGTTATTCCTCTCTGGAACTGTTCCGCAAATTCGATGATCCTGCGGATTGTGGCAAGGAGCGTGGTCACATACAGGGTATAAGCCACCAGATCTCCGGGCTCGATCAGTCCCTTAATCATGAATATGCCGCCTGCAACGATGACCACCACATACATCAGACCGTCAAACATCCGGATGGTATTCTGGAAAGCAGCCATGTACTTATAGGTTTTCCGTTTAATCTCCAGGAATTCCAGATTATCCCGGTTAAATTTTTCAATCTCGATTTTTTCGTTGGCAAATGCCCGGACTACCCGGTTTCCAAGAAGGCTGTCCTCAATCCTGGCATTCAGCTCCCCGATGTGGTTTCGTTGATGTTTAAACGCCTTTCTCACCTGTAAGTTAAAGTAGGTACAGGATACCGCCATAACCGGAATCAGGAGGAAAATGATAAGCGTCAGGGGGAGATTGATCCCCGCAAGAATAATAAAGGATACCACCGTCTTTAAGAAGGCAATGAAAAATTCCTCCGGACAGTGGTGGGCAAACTCCGTCACGTCAAATAAGTCGCTGGTGATCCGGGACATGATCTGTCCAACTTTTGTATTGTTAAAGTAATTATCCGACAGCTTCTGCAAATGTGCAAATGCATCCTGTCTCATGTCGGTCTCAATCGCTGCTCCCATGACATGGCCCGTGTAAGCCATATAGAAGCTGGCCATTCCGTCTATAATTCTAAGGCCAAAATAAAGGGCGCCGATCCAGATGATCGTACGAATCGTAAGGGAGGTCATATCTCTTAATCCCTGATTGGTAATATAACGTAAGATCAAAGGCAATACCATTTCACAGATGGTGGTAAGCGATGCACAGAATAAATCCATGATCATAACTTTGGTATATTTTTTATAGTAGGGCACAAAGCGTTTTAACAATGTGCCCGTTTTCATCTCATTTTGTTTCATATAATCCTCTACTCTGTAATCTTAATATTTTTAATAAGTCCCAAAGCCCAATCCCTTTCCCCCGGCTTTCGGCTTATAATATTAATGTTCATACGCTGCTCCTTATAAAGTACCTGTGCGGACATCCCATATAGGATTTCCCCTTCCTTCTCCTCCGGTTCATAAAAAGCAACCCTTGCTTTGGCCTTTTCTACGTCAAAATCCACGATTTCCGGCCCTTTCCCCTGCTCAAACCACTGCTTCTTAAACTCGGCCTTACGCCCTTCAAAAACTGCTGCGTAGATGTAATAATCATGGCCTCCATATCCGTTTCCGTCATAGTAATGGTCCATGCTGCCGCTATTTGACTCATCATAAAGAAAATTCCCCGGAATCCCAAAGCTCATATTGCCGATCTTTCGGTAAACCAGGTGCTTTCTGCATCCGATGGAAACCTCCTCCGGCAAAGCGGTCACGCCTTCTAAATCTACAGGAATATGGCCGTCAAGGCTGCATACCTCCAAATACTCCTTCTTGGGGAAAGGAAGCCTGCGGTCCATGGAAAGCGACGTTTCAAGGAACTCAATAATTTGCTGGTTTACCTGCTCATCCTGCCTGCTGCGGGCCGACGGCATGAAATAACAGAACTGGTGAAGAAGGACCATGGCGCTGTTTCTGTAATAATAAGCATCCATTTCCAATTCATTCCATACAAAAAAATCCCTGGCAAATGCAACGCCTATACCAGAATTCATCATTCCTTTTATCTCTTTAAAAGAAAATGACCGAATATGGGTGACCAGTTTCCCCTCCTGACGATCCGGTATATAATAGACCGCAGGCCAGCAAAACATGTATTCCCCATCCCCGCTCCATCCGGATACCAGCTTCATAAGATCAGAAAACCACTGGTAAAAGTATTTCTGTCTCATGGCAAGAAAGTCCCTCTTTATATAATATCCGGTCCTGTCCTCGAGCCTGAGCTTAAGCTTTTCTTTATCTGCCAGCCGCTCCAAAAAATCGATGGCTGCCGCATGAAAGCCAGGGCCGGCAATGTTCGTCTGACTCTCTCCCTGAAGCTTGCTTTTGCTCCATTTAAGCCAGACATAGCCTTCCTGGCATAGCTGTACAATCAAAAATCCTTCGATCCGAAAACAGCGGTACCCCATTTCCTTTGCCAGCTCTTTTGCCATACCTTCCGCTGACTGGCCATTCCAGACTATTCCTGAAAATATTTTTTTCTTTGGCTCCAAAGAAAATCTGATTCGAATACTCATCTGAAACCCTTCCTAAGATATCTTTCTCTATTCTATCTTATTTTCATTAGAAATGGAAGCATAAAAAAAATATGGACAAATTTAATTTACAGTTTACATAAAGTAAGCCTGCTGCCACCGGATAGGAAAGCTTAATTCGTATACAAAAATGAGGGCTGCCCAGCACAATCACTGGAAAGCCCTTATTTTTGGCATAATTAAACTCATTTCACGAGTAATGATTTTCCTGTCATCTCTTTTGGCTGTTTTAATCCCATCAGTTCAATCAGAGTAGGAGCGATATCTGCCAGGCAGCCGCCTTCTCTTAACTTATAAGCCAGGTCAGCATTTACCAGGACAAACGGAACCGGATTGGTGGTGTGGGCGGTAAATGGCTCTCCTGTCTCATAATCCAAAAGCTGTTCTGCATTTCCATGATCAGCGCAGATGAACAGAATTCCATCTGTTTCCTTGATCGCCTCTACAGTTCTTCCTACACAAGTGTCCACAATTTCAATCGCCTTAATGGCTGCGTCTTCAATTCCCGTATGTCCAACCATATCAGGGTTTGCAAAGTTTATGATGATCACATCATATTTTCCTGATTTGATCGCCTCTACCAGCTTATCGCATACAATGGGAGCGCTCATTTCAGGCTGCAGATCATAGGTGGCAACCTTTGGAGAAGGAACCAGGATCCTGTCCTCTCCCTTATTCGGCTCTTCCACTCCGCCGTTAAAGAAAAAGGTTACATGCGCATACTTTTCAGTTTCAGCAATTCTGGCCTGTGTCATGTTGTTCTGAGCCAAAAATTCGCCAAAGGTATTTGTAATGGATTCTTTCTTGAATGCAACCAACTTGTTTTTAATGGTTTCATCGTAATCCGTAAAGCATACATAGGTCAGGTTCAGGCGCTTTTCTCTTGGAAATCCCTTAAACTCATCATCACAGAATGCCCTCGTTATTTCTCTTGCCCGGTCAGGACGGAAGTTAAAGAAGATCACGGAATCGCCGTCTTTCACTGTAGCTAACGGTTTTCCATCCTCTGTCACAACAAATGGCTCCACAAACTCATCGTTAACCCCTTTGTCATAGGAAGCCTGGATTCCGGCAGCTGCCGATTCCGCATGGATTCCTTCTCCCTTTGCCAGGGCATTGTATGCCCGTTCCACACGGTCCCAGCGGTTATCTCTGTCCATTGCATAGTAGCGGCCCATGACCGATGCCACTTTACCTATACCGATCTCCTTCATCTTTGCTTCTAATGCTTCCACAAAGCTCTTTCCGGAAGCCGGAGGCGTGTCACGTCCATCTAAGAAGCAATGAACATAAACCTTATCAAGGCCGTTTCTCTTTGCCAGTTCTAATAGACCGTAAATATGGGTGTTGTGGCTGTGAACTCCGCCGTCGGATACCAGGCCCCACATATGAAGGGCTGAACCGGATTTCTTACAGTTTTCCACTGCCTGTAAAAATTCTGCCACCTCAAAAAAGTCACCGTCTTTTATGGACTTTGTAATCCTGGTAAGCTCCTGATATACTATACGGCCTGCGCCCATATTTAAATGCCCTACTTCTGAGTTTCCCATCTGTCCGTCAGGAAGGCCAACTGCCAGTCCGCTGGCATTTCCTTTAACAAATGGGTACTGGCTCATAAGCTGATCCATGATCGGGGTCTTGCCTTCACAAACAGCGTTATGGTCGCAGTTATCATTTAATCCATAACCATCAAGTATCATTAATACAATCGGTTTTCTGCTCATAACTAGTTCTCCTTTTTCTCTTCTTCGTTCTATTGTAATAGAAGCATCTTACATCTATATCGTTATGCCTCATAAGCGTGGGAAATCTTAAAGAAATCATTGTCTCACAGTATATATTTTACATGATTTGCCCATTTCTTGCAACCGGTGAATGATGAAATAATAACCAGACTCCGGTACCCACCTTTACTATGAGGAAAAAGCTGCCTTCCCCACCATTTAAGGAAGGGGCAGCAGCTTTTACCCACTTATTTGTTGTAATTTACGATCTTTCCAAACTCTGGTTTTAAGGAAGCACCGCCAACCAGGCCGCCGTCAATATCAGGCTGTGCAAATAATTCCGGTGCACTTGCTGCAGATACGGAACCGCCATACTGGATGCGGATCGCTTCTGCTGTTGCTTCGTCATAGATTTCAGCGATGCATTCACGAATCGCGCCGCAAACCTCCTGCGCCTGCTCGGTTGTTGCAACTTTTCCGGTACCGATTGCCCAGATCGGCTCATAAGCGATTACCGCATTGGCTGCATTCTCTGCCGGTACATTTAAGAAAGCGATCTTAATCTGCTGGCGGATCCAGTCAAGAGTGATTCCCTGTTCTCTCTGGGTCAGTGTTTCTCCGCAGCAAACAATAGGAGTGATGCCGTATTCAAAGGCTTTTAAAACCTTTTTGTTTACGGTTTCATCTGATTCCGCGAAGTATTCCCTTCTTTCGGAATGGCCGATTACCACGTATTTCACGCCTGCATCTTTTAACATAGCGGGAGAAATCTCTCCGGTGTAAGCTCCTTTATCCTCATAGTACATATTTTCAGCACCAATGTGGATATTGGATCCTTTTGCAGCTTCAATTGCCGGTATAATGTCAATAGCCGGAACGCAGAAAATAACGTCTACCTCATCATTTGCCACCAGAGGCTTTAATGTATTCACCAGTTCAACCGCTTCGGTTGGAGTCATATTCATCTTCCAGTTACCTGCAATAATTTTCTTTCTGGACATAGTATCAACCTTCCTTTATGTTTGTCATTCAGAAGACCGGGATCTCCTGTTTGCAAGGCCCGGACAGTCATTCTTTGTCCGGGCCGGTATCGTAAGTCGAATTTCTTATTTATTATCTGCTGCAGCAACGCCTGGCAGTTCCTTGCCTTCTAAGAATTCCAGAGAAGCACCACCGCCTGTAGAGATATGGGTCATCTTGTCAGCAAAACCAAGTCTCTTAACCGCATTTACGGAGTCACCGCCTCCGATAACTGTAGTTGCATCGGAAAGTTCTGCAACTGCACGGCATACCTCTAAAGTACCTTCTGCAAAATTAGAGAATTCAAATACGCCCATCGGTCCGTTCCAAACAACAGTCTTAGCGCCCTTTAAAGCATCCTTGAAAAGTTCAATGGATTTTGGTCCGATATCAAATCCTGACCAGCCTGGATCAATCTCGCTTACTACCTTTCTTTCTGTATCATTAGAAAACTCCTTGCCTTCTAAGTTATCTACAGGAAGAAGCAGTTTTACGCCCTTATCCTCTGCCTTTTTAATCATCTCTAAAGCATAGTCAAGCTTATCTTCTTCACATAAAGAATTTCCGATCTCCTTGCCCTGAGCCTTTGCAAAGGTATAAGCCATGCCGCCGCCGATGATCAGTGTATCAACCTTATCAAGCAGGTTATTGATTACGTTGATCTTATCGGAAACCTTTGCTCCACCCAGAATTGCCACGAAAGGACGTACTGGATTCTCAACTGCCTGGCCCAGGAATTTGATTTCCTTTTCCATCAGATAACCAACTACATTGGTTGTTGTGTATTTGGTAACGCCTACATTGGAGCAGTGAGCCCTGTGAGCGGTACCGAATGCGTCGTTTACGAAAATGCCGTCGCAAAGGGAAGCCAGCTCTTTTGCATACTCATCTGCGCTCTCATCCTTGCCGTACTTAGTCTCTTCCACTCTGTAACGGGTGTTCTGAAGCAGCAGAACTTCTCCATCCTTTAATTCTTCAGCAATCTTTCTGGTCTCAGGACCTGTTACCTTTGGATCGTTTACAAATTTAACATCTACCCCAAGTCTTTCACTTAAAGCAGGAGCAACCGGTTCCAGAGACAACTCAGGAAGAGGCTCGCCCTTCGGCTTTCCTAAATGGGAACAAAGAATCACTTTTGCGCCCTGGTCCAATAATTTCTTAATCGTAGGAACGGCTCCGTCAATACGGTTGAAGTTCTGAATCACTCCATCCTTTAACGGCACGTTAAAATCACATCTCACTAAAACTTTCTTTCCCTGTAATCCGGTCAAATCATCAACTGTTTTCTTATTAAGCATATTTCAATGCTCCTTTCCTATTTATTGCCCATTCTTTTTGGGCATAAAGGGATACCTGTAAGGTGTTTCCTTTATTCTTCAAGATTTATAAAAATAAAAGGCCCGGTCCATAACGACCGGACCCTTTGTGGATCATTAGCCTAATTCAGCAAAGTACTTAATTGTACGAACCATCTGGCTTGTATAGGAGTTCTCGTTGTCATACCATGAAACAACCTGAACCTGATATAAATCATCGCCAATCTTGGAAACCATGGTCTGAGTAGAATCGAATAAAGAACCAAATCTCATACCAACAACATCAGAGGAAACGATTTCATCTGTATTGTATCCGAAGGAATCGCTTGCTGCTGCCTTCATAGCTGCGTTAATGCCTTCCTTGGTTACGTCTGCGCCCTTAACAACTGCTGTTAAGATGGTAGTGGAGCCTGTTGGAACCGGAACACGCTGTGCGGAACCGATTAACTTGCCGTTTAATTCCGGAATAACCAGACCGATTGCCTTTGCAGCACCGGTGGAGTTTGGAACGATGTTGGCAGCGCCTGCTCTTGCTCTTCTTAAATCACCTTTTCTGTGGGGTCCGTCAAGGATCATCTGATCGCCTGTGTAAGCATGAATTGTGCTCATGATACCGGACTGGATCGGTGCTAAATCGTTAAGAGTCTTAGCCATAGGAGCCAGGCAGTTTGTTGTACAGGAAGCAGCGGAGATGATCTTGTCATCTGCTGTTAATACATTCTCATTTACGCTGTAAACAACGGTTGGAAGATCGTTTCCAGCCGGAGCGGAGATAACAACCTTCTTAGCACCTGCATCAATGTGAGCCTGAGCTTTGTCCTTAGAGCAGTAGAATCCTGTACACTCAAGAACTACATCAACGCCGATCTCTCCCCATGGAAGTTCAGCAGCTTTTGCCTGAGCATAAATTCTAATAGTCTTACCATCTACAGTAATAGAGTCCTCGGAAGCTTCTACCGTGTGAATACCCTCACCATAGTATCCAGCGTATCCGCCCTGAGCAGTGTCATATTTTAATAAATGTGCTAACATCTTTGGATCTGTTAAATCGTTAATAGCTACTACTTCATAGCCCTCTGCGCCAAACATCTGTCTGAATGCAAGACGGCCAATACGGCCGAAACCATTAATCGCCACTTTTACTGCCATAATTCAATTCCTCCTAAGAATAAAATTAAATTTGATTGTTAAATATTAATCAACTACCCTTTATTTTACCTAATATTCCACTAAATAGCAAGTCCTTTTTTTAATTTTGGTTTTGCTCTCCTTAAACCTCACTCTTTACATAGCTGGCCAGATTATAGGAATGGTCGGAAATACGTTCCAGATTGCTGATAAGCTCCAGGAACACAACACCTGCCGAGGGATTGCATCCGCCTGAGGAAAGACGTTCAATATGCTTTTCCCTAAGCTCCTCCTCAAGAAGATCCACTTCATCCTCCCACTTGCTCACCTTACGGATATCTTCCATGTCACCTTTTCTTCTGGCTTCGATGGAATGAAAAAAGGAGTTATAAGCCGCCTGACAGATGACCTCCAGATCAGAGGCACCGGTACCGGAGAAACTGATTTCATGCTGAATCATATATTCCGCCTGCTCCGCCAGGTTTTCTGCGTGGTCGCCTACTCGTTCTATATCATTGATGCTGTAAAATAAGTTGTTGACTACCAATTTTTGCTCCTCTGTCAGGGACAGATTGTCGATTTTGACCAGATATTCCATCAACATCTTTTCCATATTATTGATCGTCTTTTCTGTTTTATACACTTCTTTTACTTTATCCGCATTTTTCGTGAGGACCGCGTCCATGGCAAGCTTCACATTTTCCAAAGTGATCTGTCCCATATGTACCACCTCCATGGAGGCTGTTTCTACCGCAAAAGCGGGAGACTCAAAGATTCTCTCATCCAGGTGCTTCATGGTTACAGCTTCTTCTCCCGCCGTCTCTCCATCATCGGTTTCTCTCTCCGGAACAACAAATCCGGATAGGTCCACCAGCTGTTTCGCAAAGGGGAACAGGATGAGTGTATTTGTCAGGTTAAAGAACGTATGGAATATGGAAATCTGTACTGCAGTGATGTTATGGGCCGCCAAAGCCGGGGTGACCATAAAAAGGACAAAAGAACCGATGCCAAAAATAAGAGCTCCCAGCACATTAAAGGACAAATGGATCACTGCTGCACGCTTTGCAGTCCTGGATCCGCCAATACTGGAAATGAGGGCAGTCACGCAGGAACCGATGTTCTGGCCGAGAGTGATAAATATAGCTGCATTGGTAGTAACTACACCGTTCATGGCAAGGGTCTGAAGGATTCCTACCGATGCGGAAGAGCTTTGAAGGAGAGCCGTTACCAAGGCGCCGATCAGCATGCCCAGCAAAGGATTTCTTCCTAAAAGCCGGAATGCCTCTGAAAAAATAGGGGCATCGGTATAGGGAGAAATTGCTCCTGACATAAAATCCAGGCCAACAAACAGCATGCCAAGGCCCACCAGGATCTCTCCTATGGTTTTCATCCTCTGTTTATTGCCAAACAGCAGAAGAACCGCTCCGATTCCAATAAAAAGAGGGGCCCAAAAGGAGGGCTGTAATATGGAAAACGCATCCCCCAGCTGATTCATGGATACGATCCAGGCCGTAATGGTGGTACCAATGTTAGCCCCCATGATAACGCCGACCGCCTGGGTCAAATTAAGCACCCCGGCGCTTACAAAGCCGACCACCATGACCGTGGTCGCTCCGCTGCTCTGGATTATTGCCGTGATAAGTGCGCCCAGAAGCACCGCCAGGAAACGGTTGTTTGTAAGCATTCCCAAAAAACGGCTCATCCTGCTTCCTGCGCTCTTCTGCATGCCGTCTGCCATGGTATTCATGCCATACAGGAACATTCCCAGTCCCCCCATAAAGCCAAACAGACTCGATATGTCATTTACAGACATGTAGTACCTCCTTATAAACACTGATTATGTTTTTATTCCAGCACGCCTCCCTCTTTCCGGAAGACGCACAATTTAAAATATAACATAGGGGGAATTGCTTTTTCAATGTTTTTTAAAAATTATGTAAAATTATGGTGAAATTTAGGTAAAACGATATCCGTTCAAACCAAAAAACCGCCCTGCTGATCGAAAATCAGCGGGCGGCTCTTGCCATAGAGAAATTTACAATATTTTTTCATATAACTTAAACCAGTGCAATCCATAGTTTCCAAGCCCCAGATCCACGGTATCCACATACGTAAATCCACATTTTTCATACAGCTTAACAGCAGGTAAGTTCTTTTCATAAACATCAAGGCGGATCGCTTTTGCATGTTCATTCATCCCATGTTGAACTGCAAAATCCATCAGCGCCATGCCAACTCCATTTTTGAGGTATTCAGGATGAACAGCAAACGTATATATCACAAATATATCGGAATAGTCAGCATTTATCCCCCATTGCACCTTATGATATGCAGACTCCGGCTCATGACTTAGTATCAATGAACCTACGATCTTTCCTGCAGCCTTTGCAACATAAAGATTGCCATTTGCAACACCGTTAACTGCATCTTCACGGGCCGGATATATACCTTTCCTCCAACCGGGATAGTTAATGCCAGTCTCCAGAAAATCATTCAGATCGTCATAGAGCTGCTCAAGCTGATCAATGTCGTATTTTGTTCCCTTCTCAATAATAATGTTCATACGTACCTTTCACCTTTCAGAATATTACAACTGGCAGGAATGCAGGAGCTAATCTTCATTCATAGCTTCATAGCATCAGTCC is a genomic window of Lacrimispora sphenoides containing:
- the gap gene encoding type I glyceraldehyde-3-phosphate dehydrogenase; amino-acid sequence: MAVKVAINGFGRIGRLAFRQMFGAEGYEVVAINDLTDPKMLAHLLKYDTAQGGYAGYYGEGIHTVEASEDSITVDGKTIRIYAQAKAAELPWGEIGVDVVLECTGFYCSKDKAQAHIDAGAKKVVISAPAGNDLPTVVYSVNENVLTADDKIISAASCTTNCLAPMAKTLNDLAPIQSGIMSTIHAYTGDQMILDGPHRKGDLRRARAGAANIVPNSTGAAKAIGLVIPELNGKLIGSAQRVPVPTGSTTILTAVVKGADVTKEGINAAMKAAASDSFGYNTDEIVSSDVVGMRFGSLFDSTQTMVSKIGDDLYQVQVVSWYDNENSYTSQMVRTIKYFAELG
- a CDS encoding Na/Pi cotransporter family protein, whose translation is MSVNDISSLFGFMGGLGMFLYGMNTMADGMQKSAGSRMSRFLGMLTNNRFLAVLLGALITAIIQSSGATTVMVVGFVSAGVLNLTQAVGVIMGANIGTTITAWIVSMNQLGDAFSILQPSFWAPLFIGIGAVLLLFGNKQRMKTIGEILVGLGMLFVGLDFMSGAISPYTDAPIFSEAFRLLGRNPLLGMLIGALVTALLQSSSASVGILQTLAMNGVVTTNAAIFITLGQNIGSCVTALISSIGGSRTAKRAAVIHLSFNVLGALIFGIGSFVLFMVTPALAAHNITAVQISIFHTFFNLTNTLILFPFAKQLVDLSGFVVPERETDDGETAGEEAVTMKHLDERIFESPAFAVETASMEVVHMGQITLENVKLAMDAVLTKNADKVKEVYKTEKTINNMEKMLMEYLVKIDNLSLTEEQKLVVNNLFYSINDIERVGDHAENLAEQAEYMIQHEISFSGTGASDLEVICQAAYNSFFHSIEARRKGDMEDIRKVSKWEDEVDLLEEELREKHIERLSSGGCNPSAGVVFLELISNLERISDHSYNLASYVKSEV
- a CDS encoding GNAT family N-acetyltransferase, which encodes MNIIIEKGTKYDIDQLEQLYDDLNDFLETGINYPGWRKGIYPAREDAVNGVANGNLYVAKAAGKIVGSLILSHEPESAYHKVQWGINADYSDIFVIYTFAVHPEYLKNGVGMALMDFAVQHGMNEHAKAIRLDVYEKNLPAVKLYEKCGFTYVDTVDLGLGNYGLHWFKLYEKIL